The following DNA comes from Cucumis sativus cultivar 9930 chromosome 7, Cucumber_9930_V3, whole genome shotgun sequence.
GTCTCTATGATAATCTCTCTCGACAGTTCAGAGCTTTTATAGCAAGCCTTGACTCTACCATAATACTTAGAGATATCTACATTGTTTTAGATTATCTTGAATGGAAGAATACTgtcatggaagagatgaaggctcttgaaaagaataaaacttgGGAGATTTGGCTCTACCCAAGGGACACAAAACTAtgggatgcaaatgggtgttctctctcaaatacaaagcaGATGGAACACTTGACATACACTAGATAGGGTTAGTTGCAAAGGGATTTACTCAGACCTATGGTGTAAttatttagaaacttttttcTCCAGTTGCTAAGTTGAACACTCTTAGAGTCCTACTGTTTTTTGCTGTGAACAAAGATTGACCTCTATACCAGCTGGatgttagaattagtgggctTGGCCCATAGaattcctaaatcttttccttttttattccattgtgtatactatttattctccctcactgtacataaaataataaaagaaccCTATTGTGCTTTTTCTCTTGGTACTTGGGTTTCCACGTAAGCCCTGATTTTGTGTTCATTGCTTTCAATAGAAAGTAAGAAATATTACATCTCCAGAAGACTCTTCATCAATTCTCAAGCTTGGATTATCATATTAACGAAGTTAGAAAAACAACTAACACCAACATAAATCTCATCAGCAAAAGGTTTTTGAATGGAGTTATCGGCGGGGGGCGGGTGGGGGGTGGGgggtggggggggggggggactGAGTGTTTCTTGAGAGAAAATGGAATGATCTAAAGTCCAACAATAAAGAGATACCCAGACCAACTAAACATAAAAACTATAATTCAGTGAAATCATCTGTACAGTGAGATTCACTATCGAAAAGACCTAGTTGCAATCGCAACATAATTTAGATGATGAGATAATcagatttttgtttatgtatacgtaatataatttgtaagaaaaagaatgctGCCCTAATCTTTTGTTAatcatctttatttatttagaaactGAGCATTCTTGAGAGAATGGAATTATGTAAAGTCcaacaataaagaaagacCCAAAccaactaaaaataaaaactacaattcaataaaatcgATGTACAGTGAATTATACCATGAGAAAGAGGAGGGTTAACCTTTGAAGTACGAAGATTCACTTAGCTTTTGGAATCAAAAAGACCTAGTTGCATTCGCAACATAATTTAGTCGATGATATCCAATCAgatttatgtttatgtatatgtattataatttgtaagaATAAGAATGATGCCCTACTCTTTTGTTAATCATCTTCATTTGTTAAAAATGGTAGGTTGATATCATTCCATGTGAGGATGTACCTAAAGTTATTAGCAACTACCACATTTGTGTTGTTAAAATGAtgaagtttgattttgatttgatcTCTCGAGCAAGCCAGATGAAGCTCATAGTGCAGTTTGGTGTTGGCCTTGATGGTTGTTACcatgttttttccttttcagaatttatgtcctttttttaaaaaatgtatatattcgTGAACTGGATAATTGAAGGTGTGGATGTTGATGCTGCCACAAAACGTGGAATAAAAGTTGCAAGGATACCAAGTGGAGTGACTGGAAACGCACTGTCATGTGCAGAAATGGCTATATACCTAATGTTAGGCCTTCTTCGCAAGCaggtaaaattatatttgttctGGTAAATATCTTCTGCTAGATGTTATTAGTTAGAGTCTAGGAGAGTTGCTTGCTGTAATGTAAAAATCCCTTGTATTAGTCATGTAACTTGAACTTCCTCAACGTATATCAATAAGCTGTATAAACAGTTTCTCATTAATTCAATTTGTTATAAGCTAAGGTATAGTTCCCTATTTAGAGAGTTACTGGAAGCCGCAAGGTTTATGGAGCCCCATCTCGAAAAGAGAGGGAAGGTTTGGAGGCTCTTTCTTCCCCAACTAAAATTTGTTGAGTCATCTTTAGCTTTGATATGAAACCCTGAACTAGATTGCTTTACAATGGCCTTTGTTTCAAGATAATTGGAATGCATTAAAGATGATATTCGGAAGATATTCACTGTGTTCCATGAGAGGGGtattattgattttagttataggtaaaaaaataatgcaaTACTTGGATGCATCCCTGGATGAAGCAATCTTAGTGCATCTAACTCTAATCActcacattaaaaaaattaaaaaatggttggTTTCTTGTTTGAGTAATGGTTGGTTTGCATAATTGAGTATACTTTAAATTGGGGGGTTGTCTTTGTTTGCATAGTCTATTTTCAGAATTGTgaattttacttctttctcTATGTCATGTgattatcatttttcattaaatgattattttaaaaaaaatttactcattaatttcattatatGTGTGTATGATATGTATTTCTCAGAAAGAGATGCAGATTGCAGTTGATCATAAAATGCTTGGAGTGCCAACTGGGGATACACTCCTTGGAAAAACAGTAACTCTCACTCTCTCGTTCTCACTCTTCAGTCAACCAGAGAAGCtacaaattcataaatttcttGAATAGTCTAAATTGATTAGTGGTAAAGCCTTTAAGTTCTTATTGTTGGAATTCCAAGGCCTTCATACTTTAGGCCTAGGTTTAGGATGTGGAAAGTTGTTGCAGTGACTACTCCCACAGTAAAACAAACTAATCAAGCTAACCACTGATAGGCTAGGTAGCCTAAACTCAATAATTAACTCACTAACTCATTAATTAAGTCATGAAATGATTACAAAGATGCTCCTAATGAGCTTACTTCAATTCACCTTTCCCCACAAAAGTCGAAGGAAAACTCAACGACAgagttttcatttaaaatttaggcaACTAAACTTACAACCAAAATTTGTAGATATGCAGGCATACACCAAAGTCTATCTCATGATGCAAAATTTGGGTTAAACTTTAGCAATAATAACAAACCATTTGCTCTAGTTTAACTATTTGCAATAACTCCATGACATTATAGCGCATCTAAAAAATATCAGTCAAACTAGTTACAGGaagaaacaaaaccaaactATTTATGGTACATACGTGCTTTCACATAACTACTGGACAAACTTATGACAGATGGTGTTTGTCTGCAATACGCTTTTCTGAAAGTCAAGTTTTGCCTGTAGGAACAATAAAGGAAATAATGAGCTAATAATCTAAGTGATTAGtatttatgtataaaatattataacgatacacaacaacaaaaagtaTCATTACTCAAAAGACCTTGCAAATGATGGAGGTGCAAATGATGGAGGTGGAATTATTAAATTGAGCTACTAACTTCTACAAAAGTGGATAAAATTgctaatatttttgtaattatctgCATTTCAGAATTTCATGGAAACCTTTACCTTAATACTTGGGAGTTTTCACTAATCGGTACTTCAGGGAGATTGTTGGAATTATTTGGTCAAGTCAAGTTGCACTACTTACTGGCCCTCTCCAGTTGGTCAACATGACTTGCACTAAGGAAATGGTCGACTTCAATGACTTTTGTTGCATTGGGAGCATGAGTATAGCTCACGCATTCTTCTGTCTTTTTCTACTATGTCATAGATTTGAGTCCATCGCACCAGTGGCAGTGGCATAATattgtcaataaattttattgaactcATTTTTCTGTCAACCTTAAAAGAAGTAAATTTCTACTTTTGTAGGTTTTTATCATGGGCTTTGGGAACATTGGTCTGGAATTGGCGAAGCGCTTGCGCCCATTTGGTGTAAGAATTATTGCCACAAAACGCAGTTGGACAGAAAATTCTAGCCAGTTGAATGGTAATAATAGCAAAAGATGATGCTTTCACTGTTTTCATTTCTTACTCATTGGTGAGGTCAATGCCATTTCATAAAGGTGCAAGTGAGGATCTTGTCGATCAGAAAGGTGCTCACGAGGACATTCAAAAATTTGCAAGCATTGCAGACATTGTTGTTTGCTGTTTGTGTCTCAATAGTGAAACTGTAAGACTGCATCTTTGGTTACTTTCTTCTTGCCTCTGCAGAAATGACCATTGGAGAAGCTATGTTTTTGGCATCATTAGATATAGATTGTCATTCTCCTTAATTAGTTTCTGATTCCCATCCCTGTAGATTGAATATCTATATGCTTCACTTCTATATAAAATAGCTGGATGCCCTCTCCCCTTTCACTTGATGACTTTTATCAAATGATATTTGCATCTTTAGCCTTCTAAAAGCTTTCTGATTCCCGTCGGGAAGGTTTTGAACTTAAAACAtctaaccattttgttttattttctgaaTGTTCTTTTACtgcaattttatgtttgttatatGGTTAAACTAAATCATTGTGGGAAGTCAAAGACTAAGTTTTATGACAACTCAACTTTCTAGTAGTGGTTGTTCTGTTGATACCTTCCAGAAACACAAGTGACTGATTCCCTGAACATGTCTAGTGATTCTACTTTCAGGTCGGTGTCGTGAACAAGTCATTCTTATCTTCGATGAGAAAGGTTTGTGGTTCAAATAGTAAAATCGATGAACTGCTAGAAACTCTCAATTGTACTGTTTACTTCATATGTTCATT
Coding sequences within:
- the LOC101215987 gene encoding uncharacterized protein LOC101215987 isoform X3 gives rise to the protein MYSKNSDLSLERTIDTDIVDIIPCEDVPKVISNYHICVVKMMKFDFDLISRASQMKLIVQFGVGLDGVDVDAATKRGIKVARIPSGVTGNALSCAEMAIYLMLGLLRKQKEMQIAVDHKMLGVPTGDTLLGKTVFIMGFGNIGLELAKRLRPFGVRIIATKRSWTENSSQLNGASEDLVDQKGAHEDIQKFASIADIVVCCLCLNSETVGVVNKSFLSSMRKGSLLVNVARGRLLDYQSTLHSLESGHLGGLGMDVAWTEPFDPNDPILKFNNVICTPHVAGVTEHSYRSMAKVIGDVALQMHAGSPLTGIEFVN
- the LOC101215987 gene encoding uncharacterized protein LOC101215987 isoform X2; the protein is MGAIALLSQDLSLERTIDTDIVDIIPCEDVPKVISNYHICVVKMMKFDFDLISRASQMKLIVQFGVGLDGVDVDAATKRGIKVARIPSGVTGNALSCAEMAIYLMLGLLRKQKEMQIAVDHKMLGVPTGDTLLGKTVFIMGFGNIGLELAKRLRPFGVRIIATKRSWTENSSQLNGASEDLVDQKGAHEDIQKFASIADIVVCCLCLNSETVGVVNKSFLSSMRKGSLLVNVARGRLLDYQSTLHSLESGHLGGLGMDVAWTEPFDPNDPILKFNNVICTPHVAGVTEHSYRSMAKVIGDVALQMHAGSPLTGIEFVN
- the LOC101215987 gene encoding uncharacterized protein LOC101215987 isoform X4, whose product is MYSKNSVDIIPCEDVPKVISNYHICVVKMMKFDFDLISRASQMKLIVQFGVGLDGVDVDAATKRGIKVARIPSGVTGNALSCAEMAIYLMLGLLRKQKEMQIAVDHKMLGVPTGDTLLGKTVFIMGFGNIGLELAKRLRPFGVRIIATKRSWTENSSQLNGASEDLVDQKGAHEDIQKFASIADIVVCCLCLNSETVGVVNKSFLSSMRKGSLLVNVARGRLLDYQSTLHSLESGHLGGLGMDVAWTEPFDPNDPILKFNNVICTPHVAGVTEHSYRSMAKVIGDVALQMHAGSPLTGIEFVN
- the LOC101215987 gene encoding uncharacterized protein LOC101215987 isoform X5 — its product is MMKFDFDLISRASQMKLIVQFGVGLDGVDVDAATKRGIKVARIPSGVTGNALSCAEMAIYLMLGLLRKQKEMQIAVDHKMLGVPTGDTLLGKTVFIMGFGNIGLELAKRLRPFGVRIIATKRSWTENSSQLNGASEDLVDQKGAHEDIQKFASIADIVVCCLCLNSETVGVVNKSFLSSMRKGSLLVNVARGRLLDYQSTLHSLESGHLGGLGMDVAWTEPFDPNDPILKFNNVICTPHVAGVTEHSYRSMAKVIGDVALQMHAGSPLTGIEFVN